GGACCAATGCAACTTCTTTGTTCATTTATGGAAATTTTGGACATTATTCTTACCAAAGTCTGTTTGGTCCTGCTGTTGCTTTTCTCTTATTTTCTTCTTGTGGGCTGAAttcctttatttctttctttctttttttttttgcgaccCAACTCTTCTCTCCATTTCTTGCACTCTTGCAGCTTAAGACTGTAATAATGATCTGAACAAACGGGCCAGTTTAACTCAAAGGTTACCTCTATCTGAAAGAATTTGCTGATTTGCTAACACTGGCTTTTGGTCTTAGACAAAGAAGCACTCCAATGAGACCATCAAACATGCAGCCTCACAAAGAATTTAACATGAACATGAGGCTCACAGCAATGCATTCATGCTTTATTATCACACTTTGGTATCgtcattttttgtcaaaaaaaggatACCACAATGAAAAGAAACTACAGTCTCATGCACCTCTTGAAAGAAGTCTTTGAGCTTATAAAGTGGTCAAAAGTGAGGGCAACGTTGTAGTGTTGCAACTCCTTTTGAGAGACTTACAAACAAAAGGCAAGAAAAAAATTGTCATCTACGCCCTTAcagatgaaaacaattaaaagacGTATAAAGCAAGCCATGCCATCGCCAAACTAATCCATTATTCACTTTTAATGGATTGCTCAAACTGCAGATGCTCACAAAACCTTGTTAACTGCTCTTTGTATGTTTGACACATAGGGGGAGTCAATGCATTGCATGTTTACTGCCCTTGATTGTAATGGGATGATTTTGTTACCACATAAATGTAAGGCGCTGTATTTCTTAACCTTTTAAAATCTGTATTCAGTGTTGTAAATTGGCATATGTTTGATTTTCATTACAGGTGTGGCTTGTggttaataaagaattgaatttattttttttcaaagtctgTACACACACTGAAATATAATTTCAGGTAAAAACAGGTGAGATTTGATAGACCCATACAGATTATGTGTTTTTACAAAGATTATGTGTTTTTACAAAGTCTTTACAAAGATCCATGTGTGTTTTTTAGTTCAACCATCTGATAATCAGTGTCTTtgactttctttttatttgaaaaaaaaaaggattatttttCTTACGCTAAAGTACCCAGCTTTATACTTATCTTAGTATACTTAGGCTAGAGTCCGTTTTGCTGTGTTACTTATCTACACGAGATCCATTTTACGCCTTAAGGTGACAAACTGACACAGCAACTCCACTGAAAACTCGACGAGCATggagagcagcagctgattctCCAGTCCCTACGGTCACTTCTTGACAATAGATCAATTGTATCATCATCAGCGTAATCGTTTCCTTCCGTCTTATTTAAAGTTACTGATGAGAGCATGCGCTTATATGAAGGATTCTCTGCGCGCAAACTTTGAGAAAAACACAAGCGACGAAATGCCAAGGGAGTGTGAGGATGAATACGAGCCTCTGCTCAAGAAGGGAGTCAAATATTCAAAGCAGTCAAAGGTACGTGGATTAGGACGAATTAGCCTTTACTTTTATACTGAAACTGGGTCTGTCTGCGCAGTGTAGCCCAGTTTTCTGCTCACGATTCTCTGAAGCTGCTTAATCCCAAcaatgtgcgtgtgtgtgtgtgtgcgtgtttgtgtgcgtgtgtgtttaatTTGCAGTTTCCAAACAAATCACTTCTGCTGGCGATGTTTGGTACATGCATAGGAGGAACCTTTCAATGTGGATATAACATATCTGTCATCAATGCGCCCACTGGGGTAATAACTCCGCTGCGTCTACTTAATTATGGGTTTCACTATGTATATGAGAAAAGGATAGCAGGCTTGTCAGGATGGATTTACTCTGTGAAGACTCACTAACACCCGGCAAAGGAAATCATTTGCATTGCTGTGTTATGAAAAAGCATAGAGGAGAACCTTGTTATAGGTAATCCATAGAAGATGTAGTCCATATCATTGTCATTTTAATGATTGATGGCCAGCTCACCAGCGCATGCTCAGTAactgcatcaaactgaaacctgTTAAAACCTGTCAAATAAGCATAGTAATCAATTTACAGTTGACAGCAGTTATAATGATGTGAATCAGTGGTGTTCCATAGCATGTTGGCATAAATTAATTGGATGAGCACTGTGTTCATATGCACACTAGTGTGTTTGGAGTTCACTATACTCACACTCATACTGCACCACCACAGTTTTTCATTACTTTTACATTTCTATTGAATATTTTTCCTCTTTGATTTTCAGTATGTGCAAAATTTTATCAACCACACCTGGATGGACCGTTACCAAACTGGTATATCACACGATGTTCTTACCCTTCTCTGGTCCACCATCGTGTCCATATTCACCTTAGGAGGATTTGTAGGAGTATCAATTGGTGGGACTTTGTCCGTGAAGTTGGGGAGGTACGAACAAATAAAGACATGTTGAGTAgagttgtttttctctgttgttgtttgtaAAAAAGATGCGACATTTGACAAGTCACGTGGCTGTTTCAGGAGAGGGACTCTGCTCACCAATAACATCTTTTCAATGactgctgctctgctgatgGGGTTGAGTTCCACTGCAGGATTGTTTGAATTACTCATCATTGGACGACTTCTCATTGGAATAAATGCAGGTAAACAGTATATTCAGGATCGCACATTAAGTATTCAGTCTTGAATCTTGAGCTGGATATATGAATTGGACCCTTGGGTCATTTAGAACACCATGAACATGTCTTTTGAAAGAGCCACTTTTGTCCCTACAAcgtttaaaaggaaaaacaaaaagacatagGAAGATAAAAGTAAATATAATAAGAAATCTCTGAAAATGATTTATATGCATATTTAGAACAAGAAACAAACACATAATGTCTAAAATAGAAATAATGAGTAACAAAGTGTTATGACTCTCAGAACTGACTCATCTTTCCCCTTGTGGATATAATCAAagctaaattaaattaaaacaatttATAAAACAAAGTGAACAGTTAACTTTTTTCCCTCGGCTATTCATTATGGATATTATTGTAGCTAACACTAATTGACATGCtgctgtccagatgttttatctGTATTAAATTGACACTTTGCATATGAATGAATCTGCTTTAGTAGTTGAAGTTGTGTGTTTCTTAATGAGTTTTTGTTGTATTGTTGCCTTTGTAATAACCCAGGTTGTGCTATTTTGATGTGCTTCTTTACTTCCTGCCATGATTATCTGCTCTAACTTTATACTGACCTACCCAGTACATTGGCTCAAATCACATAAGGTGCAGACTGTTTCTTCATCCCAGCATATTTTATACATACTGAGGTCCTTGATAAGAGCTGATGTTATTTTCAGCTCATATATTGCCAGTCAAACTTTGTTAAATAggccttttcttgtttttcattaCTGCAGGCATTGCTCTCTGCGTTGAACCCATGTTTTTGGGGGAAATAGCTCCAACTGCACTGCGTGGTGTCATGGGAATGGGAACGTCAATTTTCCTCACTGTTGGGATCTTGTCTGGACAGGTGATGGGTCTCAGGTAAATGCTGAGCTCCAAAATCAGACTAAGGCTGTCAAGTATTTACTTTACATACAAAGCTGTTCTCACAAATTGCTTTAATACTGAAAAAGAATGCTGATCAGATGGCTTTGTGTGATCATACAGAGAAGTCCTGGGCGAAGAAGAATACTGGCCGTTACTGCTCTCCACCACTTGTATCCCCGCATTTCTGCAGCTCCTGATTCTGCCCTGGTTCCCAGAAAGTCCACGCTACCTGTTTATTGATAAAGGAGATGATGAGGGATGTAAAAAAGGTAAAATGACATTGCAAGTGTTGCTCAGTTACAACTCAAAATCAGTAGGGATCTAGCCTTTTGGCTTCAAGGTTTCTTttggtgcacgtgctagtgtagcTGAAAAGGTTGATGACTTCTCTGGAATCCCAAAGGTTGCCAGTTCAAGCATGTGAGCTCTTCTTCATGCTGATGTGAAAAGAAGGTGGTTTGTGGCAGACAAAAAACACTCAGCCTTCTGTAATGTAATCACATGAGATATACACTGTATGCAGAAGCTTTCTTCTTGTCTGCAGCCCTGAAACAGCTGCATGGTCCAGTAGCCTGTGATGATGCACTGGAAGATATCCAGAGAGAGAAGAATAATTTAGTAGGTTTCAAGGCCAAGAAACCCTGGGAGCTCTTTGCTGACCGCAGCATGCGCTGGCAGCTCCTCACCATCATTGTGCTCAACGCTGCACAACAGCTGAATGGTGTCAATGCTGTACGTACAACT
This Odontesthes bonariensis isolate fOdoBon6 chromosome 6, fOdoBon6.hap1, whole genome shotgun sequence DNA region includes the following protein-coding sequences:
- the LOC142382920 gene encoding solute carrier family 2, facilitated glucose transporter member 11-like translates to MRACAYMKDSLRANFEKNTSDEMPRECEDEYEPLLKKGVKYSKQSKFPNKSLLLAMFGTCIGGTFQCGYNISVINAPTGYVQNFINHTWMDRYQTGISHDVLTLLWSTIVSIFTLGGFVGVSIGGTLSVKLGRRGTLLTNNIFSMTAALLMGLSSTAGLFELLIIGRLLIGINAGIALCVEPMFLGEIAPTALRGVMGMGTSIFLTVGILSGQVMGLREVLGEEEYWPLLLSTTCIPAFLQLLILPWFPESPRYLFIDKGDDEGCKKALKQLHGPVACDDALEDIQREKNNLVGFKAKKPWELFADRSMRWQLLTIIVLNAAQQLNGVNAMYFYADYVFRQSGIPTDKIPYATVGTGACECITALTCGMLIECLGRKILITGGYILMSICCILFTLTLAFQHVSPVFPYLTVACVFAFVLSFGLGPGGVTNILTTELFTQTARPAAFMIAGSVNWLSFFFIGLVFPFIVIGLQHYCFLVFFVVCSSVSVYILLVVPETKNKSFVEIQHDFQSNKRKPSSSDGAGMMLISTCL